In Sphingomonas sp., a single window of DNA contains:
- a CDS encoding type II toxin-antitoxin system CcdA family antitoxin translates to MKHDPIASGKRKAVNLSLDTGVVAAGREMGLNLSQVCEAAIRAAAKAERDRRWQEENREWAEAHNRWVEENGLPLERYRLF, encoded by the coding sequence ATGAAGCACGATCCGATCGCGTCCGGCAAGCGCAAGGCGGTGAACCTGTCGCTCGACACCGGCGTGGTGGCTGCAGGGCGCGAAATGGGTCTGAATCTCTCCCAGGTCTGCGAAGCCGCGATCCGCGCAGCCGCCAAGGCAGAGCGCGACCGGCGGTGGCAGGAGGAGAATCGGGAATGGGCGGAAGCCCATAACCGCTGGGTCGAAGAGAACGGATTGCCGCTCGAGCGCTATCGCCTGTTCTGA
- a CDS encoding CcdB family protein has translation MAQFDVHRLAGGGLVIDCQADDLATIGTRFVIPLAKPGESAPTTPRLHPQFDVNGETWILMTEFAAAIRTSELRERVGSLAEERFRILGAIDVLTGSG, from the coding sequence ATGGCGCAGTTCGACGTGCATCGGCTGGCGGGTGGGGGCCTGGTGATCGATTGCCAGGCCGACGACTTGGCCACGATCGGCACACGCTTCGTCATCCCGCTCGCGAAGCCTGGCGAAAGCGCCCCGACGACGCCGCGCCTGCACCCGCAGTTCGACGTGAACGGCGAGACGTGGATTCTAATGACGGAATTCGCTGCCGCGATCCGCACCAGCGAACTGCGCGAACGGGTCGGATCACTCGCCGAGGAGCGTTTCCGCATCCTCGGCGCGATCGACGTGCTTACCGGCAGCGGCTGA
- the tldD gene encoding metalloprotease TldD, with amino-acid sequence MSIPTDPRAFLYRDGLDPDAAVRLTADALGQAEDGELYLQYRKSEAFGFDDGRLKTAAYDTQSGFGLRAVSGETTAFAHANEISAAAIRRAAETMALIDPAKQGKAPPPQGNNRHLYTDADPLDLVPFADKVNLCQTIDAAARARDPRVKQVSVSLTGQWSVVEVVRADGFVATDVRPLVRLNVSVVVEQNGRRETGSFGTGGRVVYDRLFQSETWNRAIDEALAQALVNLDAVAAPAGDMTVLCGPGWPGVLLHEAVGHGLEGDFNRKGTSAFSGRIGERVAAPGVTVVDDGSIHDRRGSLSIDDEGTPTRETVLIEDGILKGYMQDRLNARLMGVEPTGNGRRESFQHAPMPRMTNTFMKGGKDDPAELLSRVKKGIYAKSFGGGQVDIVSGKFVFSCTEAYLIENGKLGAPIKGATLIGDGPTVLHRVTGIGNDFALDEGVGMCGKGGQSVPAGVGQPTLLVEGLTVGGTAA; translated from the coding sequence ATGAGCATTCCCACCGATCCCCGCGCCTTCCTCTATCGCGACGGGCTCGATCCCGACGCTGCCGTTCGCCTGACCGCAGATGCGCTGGGCCAGGCCGAGGATGGCGAGCTCTATCTGCAATATCGCAAGTCCGAGGCGTTCGGCTTCGACGACGGCCGGCTGAAGACCGCCGCCTATGACACGCAGTCGGGCTTCGGCCTGCGCGCGGTCTCGGGCGAGACGACAGCCTTTGCCCATGCCAACGAGATCAGCGCCGCCGCGATCCGCCGCGCCGCCGAGACGATGGCCCTGATCGATCCCGCCAAGCAGGGCAAGGCGCCCCCGCCCCAGGGCAACAATCGCCACCTCTACACCGATGCCGATCCGCTCGACCTGGTGCCCTTCGCCGACAAGGTGAATCTGTGCCAGACGATCGACGCCGCTGCGCGTGCGCGCGATCCGCGGGTGAAGCAGGTGTCGGTGAGCCTCACCGGCCAGTGGAGCGTCGTGGAAGTGGTCCGCGCCGACGGCTTCGTCGCCACCGATGTGCGGCCGCTGGTGCGGCTCAACGTCTCGGTGGTGGTCGAGCAGAACGGCCGCCGCGAGACCGGCAGCTTCGGCACCGGCGGGCGCGTGGTCTATGACCGGCTGTTCCAGTCCGAGACCTGGAACCGCGCGATCGACGAGGCGCTGGCGCAGGCGCTGGTCAATCTCGATGCGGTTGCGGCGCCGGCGGGCGACATGACCGTGCTGTGCGGCCCCGGCTGGCCCGGTGTGCTGCTCCACGAGGCGGTGGGCCATGGCCTGGAAGGCGACTTCAACCGCAAGGGCACCAGCGCCTTTTCCGGCCGCATCGGCGAGCGCGTCGCGGCACCGGGCGTGACCGTGGTCGACGACGGCTCGATCCACGATCGCCGCGGCTCGCTCTCGATCGACGACGAGGGCACGCCGACCCGCGAGACGGTGCTGATCGAGGACGGCATCCTCAAGGGCTATATGCAGGACCGCTTGAACGCCCGGCTGATGGGCGTCGAGCCGACCGGCAATGGCCGCCGCGAATCGTTCCAGCACGCGCCGATGCCGCGGATGACCAACACCTTCATGAAGGGCGGCAAGGACGATCCCGCCGAGCTGCTCTCCCGCGTGAAGAAGGGCATCTACGCCAAGAGCTTCGGCGGCGGACAGGTCGATATCGTCTCGGGCAAGTTCGTCTTCTCGTGTACCGAGGCCTATCTGATCGAGAACGGCAAGCTGGGCGCGCCGATCAAGGGCGCGACGCTGATCGGCGACGGGCCCACCGTACTCCACCGCGTCACCGGCATCGGTAACGACTTCGCGCTCGATGAGGGCGTGGGCATGTGCGGCAAGGGCGGCCAGTCGGTCCCCGCCGGCGTCGGCCAGCCGACGCTGCTCGTGGAAGGGCTGACGGTAGGCGGGACGGCAGCGTGA
- a CDS encoding zinc-finger domain-containing protein has protein sequence MIAPPEVLRTTQPRVACDGTGPGLPAALGHPRVYLQIDESGYVDCGYCDRRFVLIGGPADGADQSQLPDHPAGASI, from the coding sequence ATGATCGCCCCGCCCGAAGTCCTCCGCACCACCCAGCCCCGCGTCGCCTGCGACGGCACCGGCCCCGGCCTGCCGGCCGCGCTCGGCCATCCGCGCGTCTATCTGCAGATTGACGAGAGCGGCTATGTCGATTGCGGCTATTGCGACCGCCGCTTCGTGCTGATCGGCGGCCCCGCCGACGGCGCCGACCAGAGCCAGCTGCCCGACCATCCGGCAGGCGCCAGCATCTGA
- a CDS encoding ABC transporter ATP-binding protein — MTQAAIAIDTLCKTYSGGKRALDGVSFEVPRGQIFGLLGPNGAGKSTLINILAGLVNKTDGKVSIWGFDIDAHPRNAKASIGIVNQEILFDPFFTPKETLEIQAGLYGVRKGTFDAMALLRAVHLEDKANAYSRTLSGGMKRRLMVAKAMVHSPPIIVLDEPTAGVDVELRQQLWAYVKQLNQRGVTVVLTTHYLEEAEELCDRIAIINHGQLIANKPTRELVGMAQEKVVEVTVDRDIAAAPDNACFQKVELKGERVLVITYRKDQANAGEVLGAVQAAGLGIVDVSTREADLEDVFLNLTRAA, encoded by the coding sequence ATGACCCAGGCTGCGATCGCGATCGACACTCTCTGCAAGACCTATTCCGGGGGCAAGCGCGCGCTGGACGGGGTGAGCTTCGAGGTGCCGCGCGGGCAGATCTTCGGGCTGCTCGGGCCCAATGGCGCGGGCAAGTCGACGCTGATCAACATCCTGGCGGGGCTGGTCAACAAGACCGACGGCAAGGTCTCGATCTGGGGCTTCGACATCGATGCGCACCCGCGCAACGCCAAGGCGAGCATCGGCATCGTCAACCAGGAAATCCTGTTCGATCCCTTCTTCACGCCCAAGGAGACGCTGGAGATCCAGGCGGGCCTGTACGGCGTGCGGAAGGGTACGTTCGACGCGATGGCGCTGCTCCGCGCGGTGCATCTCGAAGACAAGGCCAATGCCTATTCGCGCACGCTCTCGGGCGGCATGAAGCGGCGGCTGATGGTCGCCAAGGCGATGGTGCATTCCCCGCCGATCATCGTGCTCGACGAGCCGACCGCGGGCGTCGACGTCGAACTGCGCCAGCAGCTCTGGGCCTATGTGAAGCAGCTCAACCAGCGCGGCGTGACGGTGGTGCTGACCACCCATTATCTCGAAGAGGCCGAGGAGCTGTGCGACCGCATCGCGATCATCAACCACGGCCAGCTGATCGCCAACAAGCCCACGCGCGAGCTGGTCGGCATGGCGCAGGAAAAGGTGGTCGAGGTGACGGTCGACCGCGACATCGCCGCCGCGCCGGACAATGCCTGCTTCCAGAAGGTGGAGCTGAAGGGCGAGCGGGTGCTGGTGATCACCTACCGCAAGGACCAGGCCAATGCCGGCGAAGTGCTGGGCGCGGTGCAGGCGGCGGGGCTGGGGATCGTCGATGTGTCGACTCGCGAGGCGGACCTGGAGGATGTGTTCCTGAACCTGACGCGGGCGGCGTAG
- a CDS encoding prolyl oligopeptidase family serine peptidase, producing the protein MRLGWWIGVAALFGSGSAQAATCRLGAPGSTVPVAIEGTGRSMLVHVPAGRSAARLPLLFVFHGSTGKGRDILAQSKLEATADRHGFLLAAPDGGIPAEGGFVWNIPGVPTVTGKVPGPDDADDVAFVQTAIDRLAAKGCVDRARIYATGYSGGGRMTSWLGCVAADRFAAIAPVVGLRAGNPRKDLPRVPDPATCTPSRPMPVLAFAGDADTTNPVRGGGAGYWQYTMHTALVRWADLNGCRVGPVEREVSADVQEERFSRCSGGADVAGQVKHGAGHVWVADNEAMWAFFARHRR; encoded by the coding sequence ATGCGGCTGGGCTGGTGGATCGGAGTTGCGGCGCTGTTCGGCAGCGGCTCGGCGCAGGCGGCGACGTGTCGGCTGGGCGCGCCGGGGTCGACGGTGCCGGTGGCGATCGAAGGCACCGGGCGTTCGATGCTGGTACATGTCCCTGCCGGTCGCAGCGCGGCGCGGCTGCCGCTGCTGTTCGTGTTCCACGGCAGCACCGGCAAGGGCCGCGACATTCTGGCCCAGTCCAAGCTGGAGGCGACCGCAGACCGCCACGGCTTCCTGCTCGCCGCGCCCGATGGCGGCATCCCGGCGGAAGGTGGCTTCGTGTGGAACATCCCCGGCGTCCCGACCGTGACCGGCAAGGTCCCCGGCCCCGACGATGCCGACGACGTCGCCTTCGTGCAGACCGCGATCGACCGGCTGGCAGCCAAGGGCTGCGTGGACCGCGCGCGGATCTACGCTACCGGCTATTCGGGCGGCGGCCGGATGACCTCGTGGCTCGGCTGCGTCGCCGCGGACCGCTTCGCCGCGATCGCGCCGGTGGTGGGCCTGCGCGCGGGCAATCCCCGCAAGGACCTGCCCCGCGTCCCCGATCCGGCGACCTGCACGCCGTCGCGGCCGATGCCGGTGCTCGCCTTCGCCGGCGATGCCGACACCACCAACCCAGTGCGGGGCGGCGGCGCGGGATACTGGCAGTACACGATGCACACGGCGCTGGTCCGCTGGGCGGACTTGAACGGATGCCGGGTGGGACCGGTCGAGCGCGAGGTGTCAGCCGACGTGCAGGAAGAGCGCTTCAGCCGCTGCTCGGGCGGCGCGGACGTGGCCGGTCAGGTGAAACACGGCGCGGGCCATGTCTGGGTGGCGGACAACGAGGCGATGTGGGCGTTCTTCGCGCGGCACCGGCGCTGA
- the nadB gene encoding L-aspartate oxidase encodes MSDTNHQSDVLVLGSGAAGLTTALHLADRFKVTVLAKGGFAEGSTAWAQGGIAAVLEEGDTFESHIEDTMIAGAGLNDRATVEMVVENAPAAIERLVQLGVPFNTEGNALHLTREGGHSHRRIAHVDDATGLAVQTALLRAAQAHPNITLVPDMVVIDLATSRHELRYSGAGNVWGVYAFNRATNRVELFTARATVLATGGAGRTYLFSTAPRGATGDGIAMAWRAGCRISNMEMMQFHPTCLYNLDVKNFLITEAVRGEGGHLLLPPEAGDEAGHRFMPDFDPRLELAPRDIVARAIDHEIKRLGLDYVHLDISHMGPEFVQHHFPTIYHRLLDLDIDMTKAPISVVPAQHYTCGGVMIDRDGRTDLPGLYAAGEVSQSGLHGANRLASNSLLECFVFGEAVANHISAHWGELAPPPAIRPWDESRVTDSDEEVVIKQNWTEIRRFMWNYVGIVRTTKRLERAAHRIKLLREEVADYYGHFRVTPDLIELRNLLESADLIVRSALHRKESRGLHYTLDYPETAAEAVDTVLVP; translated from the coding sequence TTGTCCGACACCAATCACCAAAGCGATGTCCTGGTCCTCGGTTCCGGCGCGGCGGGGCTCACCACTGCGCTGCATCTGGCGGACCGGTTCAAGGTGACGGTGCTGGCCAAGGGCGGCTTTGCCGAGGGCTCGACCGCCTGGGCGCAGGGCGGAATCGCCGCAGTGCTGGAGGAGGGCGACACCTTCGAAAGCCATATCGAGGACACGATGATCGCCGGCGCCGGCCTCAACGACCGCGCGACGGTGGAGATGGTGGTCGAGAATGCGCCGGCCGCGATCGAGCGGCTGGTCCAGCTCGGCGTGCCGTTCAATACCGAGGGCAATGCGCTGCACCTCACCCGCGAGGGCGGCCACAGCCACCGGCGCATCGCGCATGTCGACGATGCCACCGGCCTCGCGGTGCAGACGGCATTGCTCCGCGCCGCGCAGGCGCATCCGAACATCACGCTGGTGCCCGACATGGTGGTGATCGACCTCGCCACCAGCCGGCACGAACTCCGCTATTCGGGCGCAGGCAATGTCTGGGGCGTCTATGCCTTCAACCGCGCGACCAATCGCGTCGAGCTGTTCACTGCGCGCGCGACCGTGCTTGCGACCGGCGGGGCGGGGCGCACCTATCTCTTCTCCACCGCCCCGCGCGGCGCGACCGGGGACGGCATCGCCATGGCGTGGCGCGCGGGCTGCCGCATCTCGAACATGGAGATGATGCAGTTCCACCCGACCTGCCTCTACAATCTCGACGTCAAGAATTTCCTGATCACCGAGGCGGTGCGCGGCGAGGGCGGGCATCTGCTGCTGCCCCCCGAAGCGGGCGACGAGGCGGGCCACCGCTTCATGCCCGATTTCGATCCGCGGCTGGAGCTGGCGCCGCGCGACATCGTGGCGCGCGCAATCGACCATGAGATCAAGCGGCTCGGTCTCGACTATGTCCACCTCGACATCAGCCACATGGGGCCGGAGTTCGTCCAGCACCATTTCCCGACCATCTATCACCGGCTGCTCGACCTCGACATCGACATGACCAAGGCGCCGATCTCGGTGGTCCCCGCCCAGCATTACACCTGCGGCGGGGTGATGATCGATCGCGACGGGCGCACCGACCTGCCGGGGCTCTATGCCGCGGGCGAGGTCAGCCAGTCGGGGCTACACGGCGCCAATCGCCTGGCGTCCAACTCGCTGCTCGAATGCTTCGTGTTCGGTGAGGCAGTGGCGAATCACATCAGCGCGCATTGGGGTGAACTCGCGCCCCCGCCAGCGATCCGGCCCTGGGACGAGAGCCGCGTGACCGATTCCGACGAGGAAGTCGTCATCAAGCAGAACTGGACCGAGATCCGCCGCTTCATGTGGAACTATGTCGGCATCGTCCGCACCACCAAGCGGCTGGAGCGCGCGGCGCATCGCATCAAGCTGCTGCGCGAGGAAGTCGCCGACTATTACGGCCATTTCCGCGTCACCCCCGACCTGATCGAGCTGCGCAACCTGCTGGAGAGCGCCGACCTGATCGTCCGCTCGGCGCTCCACCGCAAGGAGAGCCGGGGGCTGCACTATACGCTCGACTATCCGGAGACGGCAGCCGAGGCGGTGGACACGGTGCTGGTGCCTTGA
- a CDS encoding serine hydrolase yields the protein MRFSKVERALTVAGLGPAVLLGCAVHEHPELAAYLPAPNYGVLMPIPRAQAAPRAEVPPPAGLVNRLSDIAHNFDGVVGIAVTSVDRNWTASQGGARKLPQQSVSKLWVAMTVLDQVDQGRIRLNDPLVITRSDFTLFHQPVASLVKGDQGYQSTVGEILRRALTMSDNTCNDKLLRLVGGPPAVRSFIARSALGSIRFGPGEKLLQLGTSGLTTWKPEYSMGNTFAVARAQLPRETRVAAYQRYVADPPDGAAPLAIAGALARLKRGELLSPVSTQWLIATMQASHTGKYRLRGALPPGWQLAHKTGTGQDLFGRTAGYNDVALLTAPDGRSYGLAVMIGDTPRPINERQLLMQGVVRAIVAEHQMGA from the coding sequence ATCCGGTTTTCGAAAGTCGAGCGTGCACTGACCGTGGCAGGGCTTGGCCCCGCGGTGCTGCTGGGCTGCGCCGTCCACGAACATCCCGAACTCGCCGCCTATCTGCCCGCACCCAATTACGGCGTGCTGATGCCGATCCCGCGCGCCCAAGCTGCGCCCCGCGCCGAAGTGCCGCCCCCCGCGGGCCTCGTGAATCGGCTCTCGGACATCGCGCATAATTTCGACGGCGTCGTCGGCATTGCGGTGACCAGCGTCGATCGCAACTGGACCGCCTCGCAGGGCGGCGCACGCAAGTTGCCGCAGCAGAGCGTCTCGAAGCTGTGGGTGGCGATGACCGTGCTCGACCAGGTCGACCAGGGCCGGATCCGCCTCAACGATCCGCTCGTCATCACACGTTCCGATTTCACCCTGTTCCACCAGCCGGTCGCCTCGCTGGTGAAGGGCGACCAGGGCTATCAGAGCACGGTCGGCGAGATCCTGCGCCGCGCGCTGACGATGAGCGACAATACCTGCAACGACAAGCTGCTGCGCCTCGTCGGCGGACCGCCGGCGGTGCGCTCGTTCATCGCGCGCAGTGCGCTCGGCTCGATTCGCTTCGGCCCGGGCGAGAAGCTGCTCCAGCTCGGCACCTCGGGGCTGACCACGTGGAAGCCCGAATATTCGATGGGCAACACCTTCGCCGTCGCCCGCGCGCAGCTGCCGCGCGAGACGCGCGTCGCCGCCTATCAGCGCTATGTCGCCGATCCGCCCGACGGCGCGGCACCGCTCGCCATCGCCGGCGCGCTGGCCCGGCTGAAGCGCGGGGAGCTGCTCTCGCCGGTTTCCACCCAGTGGCTGATCGCGACGATGCAGGCCTCGCACACCGGCAAGTACCGCCTGCGCGGGGCGCTGCCGCCGGGCTGGCAGCTCGCGCACAAGACCGGCACCGGGCAGGACCTGTTCGGTCGCACCGCGGGCTATAACGACGTGGCACTCCTTACCGCGCCCGACGGCCGTTCCTATGGGCTGGCGGTGATGATCGGCGACACGCCGCGGCCGATCAACGAGCGCCAGCTGTTGATGCAGGGGGTGGTCCGCGCGATCGTTGCCGAGCATCAGATGGGCGCCTGA